The following is a genomic window from Miltoncostaea oceani.
TGGCTGAGGATCTCCGTCGCCGTCTGGGCGGGGTGAGGTACGCGGGGTTGTGGATGCCGCGGTCGGAGGAGCAGGCCCGCCGGTACATCCTGAACGACCCGGATCCGGAGGCGTTCGACCGTTCGGGCCGCGAGGCGGCGGAGCGCCTGGCCCCGTTCCTGTCGCCGGAGGCGGTGGCCCTGGACCTGGGGTGCGGCATCGGCCGGGTGGCGGTGCATGTCGCCCCGTCGTGCGGGTCGCTGTGGGCGGTGGACGCGTCGCCGTTGATGTTGCGGTACGCCCGCCGCCGGATGGAGGGCGTGGGGAACGTCCGGTTCGCCCGGTGCCGGGGGACGTCGATGCCGGATGTCCCGTCGGGGTCGGTGGACCTCGTCTACTCGCTGCTGGTGTTGCAGCACCTGGAGCGGGAGGACGCGTTCCTGTTGATGCAGGACGTCCGCCGTGTGCTGCGCCCGGGTGGCGTCGCGTACCTGACGTTCCCGAACCTGTTGAGCGACACGTACCTGCAGGCGTTCCTCGGGTACGCCCGGGCGGGTCACTCGACGCGGCGGGCCCGGGCGCGGTTCTACACGCCGCAGGAGGTCGAGCGGGTCGTCCCGGCCGCCGGTCTGCCGATCACGTCGATCGAGCCGGGGACGGAGATCGTCGTCGTGGCTCAGGTGCCCTCGGCCGCCTCCTGAGCGCCGGCGCGGGCGGTCGCCTGCGCGCGGAGCGTCGCCTCGTCGGTCCCCGTCGCCGCCGCGAGCCGGGTCCACCGGTCGGCGCCCCACGTGTCGGCGGCCC
Proteins encoded in this region:
- a CDS encoding class I SAM-dependent methyltransferase; translated protein: MALAEDLRRRLGGVRYAGLWMPRSEEQARRYILNDPDPEAFDRSGREAAERLAPFLSPEAVALDLGCGIGRVAVHVAPSCGSLWAVDASPLMLRYARRRMEGVGNVRFARCRGTSMPDVPSGSVDLVYSLLVLQHLEREDAFLLMQDVRRVLRPGGVAYLTFPNLLSDTYLQAFLGYARAGHSTRRARARFYTPQEVERVVPAAGLPITSIEPGTEIVVVAQVPSAAS